One genomic segment of Stenotrophomonas sp. 704A1 includes these proteins:
- a CDS encoding serine hydrolase — MKTWIGGAVLLACTTMASAATPAQLQDLDATVERVRAQFDVPGIAVAVVKDGEVVLERGWGVREQGKPEPVQADTLFAIASNTKAFTATSLNLLAEDGKLKMDDKVIDHLPSFRMSDPFVTGQMTLRDLLSHRSGLGLGAGDLLFWPTTSYSNAEVVQRLGQVPLKGGFRERYAYDNILYAVAQQVIEQVSGMSYQQFLQTRIFDKVGMAGTRYNADHLKPGDKAAVGHAKYDFKDLRTVAPLTWSNNAGAGGIYSSAHDMARWMQVQLAEGKLADGTALFTDKSQQQMWRMITPQSIPAPSVPELAPARANFAGYGEGWSLSDYRGQKLVWHTGGWPGMVSRLTLVPGEKLGVVVLTNQEVGAAFNAITLSVLDAYLGGEKHDWVDAYAKAVAKGQDKADEAWAKHQSARDKGSKPSLALASYTGTFRDRWYGDMQISAGGKGLRLRFMKTAQLNGRLEHWQHDTFIVRWDDRSLNADAFVNFSLDPDGKVREVRMQAISDLTDFSFDFQDLLFTPVSP, encoded by the coding sequence ATGAAAACCTGGATTGGAGGAGCCGTGCTGCTGGCGTGCACGACCATGGCGAGCGCTGCCACCCCGGCGCAGCTGCAGGACCTGGATGCGACGGTCGAGCGCGTGCGCGCGCAGTTCGACGTGCCCGGCATCGCCGTGGCGGTGGTCAAGGATGGCGAGGTGGTGCTGGAACGCGGCTGGGGCGTGCGCGAGCAGGGCAAGCCGGAACCGGTGCAGGCCGATACACTGTTCGCCATCGCTTCCAACACCAAGGCCTTCACCGCAACCTCGCTGAATCTGCTGGCCGAGGACGGCAAGCTGAAGATGGACGACAAGGTGATCGACCATCTGCCGTCGTTCCGCATGTCCGACCCGTTCGTGACCGGGCAGATGACCCTGCGTGACCTGCTGTCGCACCGCAGTGGCCTGGGCCTGGGCGCGGGTGACCTGCTGTTCTGGCCGACCACCTCCTACAGCAATGCCGAAGTGGTGCAGCGGCTGGGCCAGGTGCCGCTGAAGGGCGGTTTCCGCGAGCGCTATGCCTACGACAACATCCTGTATGCCGTGGCCCAGCAGGTGATCGAGCAGGTCTCGGGCATGAGCTACCAGCAGTTCCTGCAGACCCGCATCTTCGACAAGGTGGGCATGGCCGGCACGCGCTACAACGCCGATCACCTGAAGCCGGGCGACAAGGCTGCGGTCGGCCACGCCAAGTACGATTTCAAGGACCTGCGCACCGTTGCTCCGCTGACCTGGTCCAACAATGCCGGCGCCGGTGGCATCTATTCCAGCGCGCACGACATGGCGCGCTGGATGCAGGTGCAGCTGGCTGAGGGCAAGCTGGCCGATGGCACCGCGCTGTTCACCGACAAGAGCCAGCAGCAGATGTGGCGGATGATCACCCCGCAGTCGATCCCGGCGCCGAGCGTGCCGGAGCTGGCACCGGCGCGGGCCAACTTTGCCGGTTACGGCGAAGGCTGGAGCCTGAGCGATTACCGTGGCCAGAAGCTGGTCTGGCACACCGGTGGCTGGCCGGGCATGGTTTCGCGGCTGACCCTGGTGCCGGGCGAGAAGCTGGGCGTGGTGGTGCTGACCAACCAGGAAGTGGGCGCGGCGTTCAACGCGATCACCCTGAGCGTGCTCGATGCCTATCTGGGCGGCGAGAAGCACGACTGGGTGGACGCCTATGCCAAGGCCGTGGCCAAGGGCCAGGACAAGGCCGACGAGGCCTGGGCCAAGCACCAGAGCGCGCGCGACAAGGGCAGCAAGCCGTCGCTGGCACTGGCCAGCTACACCGGCACCTTCCGTGACCGCTGGTATGGCGACATGCAGATCAGTGCCGGGGGCAAGGGCCTGCGCCTGCGCTTCATGAAGACCGCGCAGCTGAACGGCCGCCTGGAGCACTGGCAGCACGACACGTTCATCGTGCGCTGGGATGACCGTTCGCTCAACGCCGACGCGTTCGTCAATTTCAGCCTCGACCCGGACGGCAAGGTACGCGAGGTGCGCATGCAGGCGATCTCCGACCTGACCGATTTCAGCTTCGATTTCCAGGACCTGCTGTTCACCCCGGTCAGTCCGTGA
- the smrA gene encoding multidrug efflux ABC transporter SmrA: MFRWFESLIPVFPPVDGRMPPQKVLPFYLHYLRPVWPVLLATLIAGLLLALVEVAMFDYLGRIVDMVAEQPGAGFFQRHANELGWMLFITVIARPILVGLHNLLVNQAIVPGLSNRSRWLMHNYVVRQSLNFFQNDFAGSVANRVMQTGTSLRESAVQMVDSLWYIVVYTGTALYLFAQADWRLMVPLILWLLAYVVILIYFVPRAKERAWIASEARSKAMGRIVDGYTNIPTLKLFAHGGREQAYVAESIQELAVKHRAQTRVTTGMDLTIAIVNGFLIAGTCGLALWLWNGGHITVGAITLATGLVIRIHNMSGWIMWTINGIFEDIGTVQDGITTIAQPLTVQDREDATPLRVTQGGVHFQDIHFHYGKKGGVIAGLDLVVKPGEKIGLVGPSGAGKSTLVNVLLRLYDLESGRILIDGQDIAHVTQESLRQQIGVVTQDTSLLHRSIRDNLLYGRPDATEAQLHAAVTKARAAAFIDTLVDGQGRRGYDAHVGERGVKLSGGQRQRIAIARVLLKDAPILVLDEATSALDSEVEAAIQDSLDELMGGKTVIAIAHRLSTIARMDRLVVMDQGRIVETGTHAELIDAGGLYARLWARQTGGFVAADQ, encoded by the coding sequence ATGTTCCGTTGGTTTGAATCCCTGATTCCGGTGTTCCCGCCCGTGGACGGCCGCATGCCGCCACAGAAGGTGCTGCCGTTCTACCTGCACTACCTGCGGCCGGTGTGGCCAGTGCTGCTGGCCACGCTGATCGCCGGCCTGCTGCTGGCGCTGGTGGAAGTGGCGATGTTCGATTACCTGGGCCGCATCGTCGACATGGTCGCCGAACAGCCCGGTGCCGGCTTCTTCCAGCGCCACGCCAACGAGCTGGGCTGGATGCTGTTCATCACCGTCATCGCGCGGCCGATCCTGGTCGGCCTGCACAACCTGCTGGTCAACCAGGCCATCGTGCCGGGGCTGAGCAACCGTTCGCGCTGGCTGATGCACAACTACGTGGTGCGGCAGAGCCTGAACTTCTTCCAGAACGATTTTGCCGGCAGCGTCGCCAACCGGGTCATGCAGACCGGTACGTCACTGCGCGAGTCGGCCGTGCAGATGGTCGATTCGCTCTGGTACATCGTGGTCTACACCGGCACCGCGCTGTACCTGTTCGCACAGGCCGACTGGCGGCTGATGGTGCCGCTGATCCTGTGGCTGCTGGCCTATGTGGTGATCCTGATCTACTTCGTGCCGCGCGCGAAGGAACGGGCCTGGATCGCCTCGGAAGCACGGTCCAAGGCGATGGGCCGGATCGTGGACGGCTATACCAACATTCCCACGCTGAAGCTGTTCGCCCATGGTGGCCGCGAGCAGGCCTACGTGGCCGAATCGATCCAGGAACTGGCGGTCAAGCACCGCGCGCAGACCCGGGTCACCACCGGCATGGACCTGACCATCGCCATCGTCAACGGGTTCCTGATTGCCGGCACCTGCGGCCTGGCCCTGTGGCTGTGGAATGGCGGGCACATCACGGTCGGTGCGATCACCCTGGCCACCGGCCTGGTGATCCGCATCCACAACATGTCCGGCTGGATCATGTGGACCATCAACGGCATCTTCGAAGACATCGGCACGGTGCAGGATGGCATCACCACCATCGCCCAGCCGTTGACCGTGCAGGACCGCGAGGACGCCACCCCGCTGCGGGTGACCCAGGGCGGCGTGCACTTCCAGGACATCCACTTCCATTACGGCAAGAAGGGCGGCGTGATCGCCGGCCTCGACCTGGTGGTGAAGCCGGGCGAGAAGATCGGCCTGGTCGGCCCGTCCGGTGCCGGCAAGTCGACCCTGGTCAACGTGCTGCTGCGGCTGTACGACCTGGAAAGCGGCCGCATCCTGATCGATGGCCAGGACATCGCCCATGTCACCCAGGAAAGTCTGCGCCAGCAGATCGGCGTGGTGACCCAGGACACCTCGCTGCTGCACCGTTCGATCCGCGACAACCTGCTGTACGGCCGTCCCGATGCCACCGAAGCGCAACTGCATGCGGCGGTGACCAAGGCGCGCGCGGCCGCTTTCATCGATACGCTGGTGGACGGGCAGGGCCGTCGTGGCTACGACGCGCATGTCGGCGAGCGCGGCGTGAAGCTGTCCGGCGGCCAGCGCCAGCGCATCGCCATTGCCCGCGTGCTGCTGAAGGATGCGCCGATCCTGGTGCTGGACGAGGCAACCTCGGCGCTGGATTCGGAAGTGGAAGCGGCGATCCAGGACAGCCTGGACGAACTGATGGGCGGCAAGACAGTGATCGCGATCGCGCACCGGTTGTCGACCATCGCGCGGATGGACCGGCTGGTGGTGATGGACCAGGGGCGGATCGTCGAGACCGGCACCCATGCCGAGCTGATCGATGCCGGTGGCCTGTATGCACGCCTGTGGGCGCGGCAGACGGGAGGCTTTGTCGCCGCCGATCAATAG
- a CDS encoding FAD-dependent oxidoreductase, with the protein MSAEISVVDCLGLLASKVAPNVFDVSSGQYHVSLRDQVVRGRLLVGDIISMDPDFSSLLVVGGGVAGLAVAVTAAEAGKKVVVLEQSRFPLSKQVGVHSRFVGPFMYEWPWKFSRSQVYPPVDATCWPKFSGCPPLTSFDPVSAADFAKEVQRWFDKALGDHAHLHLATRLDRSLQKRVKDFIKAGFSSAGELDLAGMTWHRTRPSAGSIKPAYIILAAGMGAENCSLPEHDGSKVIRGASFRGTPFWKNDSLRKHADAGRDVVVVGGGDGALQDVLRALTPDAHPLQTLRRLESCPVVKAFLEGVGERLRTIELQGRLMATWRWNPAVWESVDNLCSEVASSLAKNSMVRSAVLGTLRRQKRGGVQKVTLLVKYDYFDKAYLLNRFLVHLISHIFKTLEAKSQSHDRVALDIKWNASVEGVQNRPSDQYRVHYEINGIGMAVDAAYVAVRFGIDRKTIPGLQMVHLSGDDQKQRTSLSRVPLPYAV; encoded by the coding sequence ATGAGCGCTGAGATAAGTGTCGTGGACTGTCTGGGCCTGCTTGCGAGCAAGGTCGCCCCGAACGTATTTGACGTCTCCAGTGGTCAGTATCATGTCAGCTTGAGGGACCAGGTTGTGCGAGGGCGTCTCCTGGTTGGTGACATCATCTCAATGGATCCAGATTTCAGTTCATTGCTCGTGGTGGGTGGGGGCGTAGCCGGCCTTGCCGTTGCAGTGACAGCGGCCGAAGCAGGGAAGAAGGTTGTTGTGCTTGAGCAGAGCAGATTTCCGTTATCAAAGCAGGTTGGCGTGCATTCGCGCTTCGTTGGACCGTTCATGTACGAATGGCCTTGGAAGTTCAGTCGAAGCCAGGTGTACCCGCCAGTAGATGCAACTTGCTGGCCGAAATTTTCGGGCTGCCCACCCCTCACGTCATTTGACCCCGTCAGCGCAGCCGATTTTGCAAAGGAAGTCCAACGGTGGTTTGACAAGGCGTTGGGGGACCATGCTCATTTACACCTTGCAACACGCCTGGATCGTTCGCTTCAGAAACGTGTGAAGGACTTTATTAAAGCGGGATTCTCAAGTGCGGGTGAGCTTGATCTTGCCGGAATGACATGGCATCGCACCAGACCGTCTGCGGGTTCGATCAAACCGGCTTACATCATTCTTGCCGCAGGTATGGGAGCAGAGAACTGTTCACTGCCTGAACATGATGGATCGAAAGTGATCCGCGGAGCGTCGTTTCGAGGAACTCCGTTCTGGAAGAATGATAGCTTGCGTAAGCATGCGGACGCTGGCCGAGATGTGGTCGTCGTTGGCGGTGGTGATGGTGCATTACAGGATGTGCTGCGCGCGCTTACTCCCGACGCACACCCTCTGCAGACTCTACGACGTCTAGAGTCTTGTCCTGTCGTCAAGGCATTTTTGGAAGGCGTCGGCGAACGGTTGCGTACCATCGAATTGCAGGGGCGACTAATGGCGACCTGGAGATGGAATCCGGCTGTTTGGGAGAGCGTAGATAACTTGTGTAGCGAGGTCGCCAGCAGTCTTGCCAAAAACAGCATGGTGAGAAGTGCAGTTCTCGGAACTTTGAGGCGTCAGAAGCGAGGCGGCGTTCAAAAGGTGACGCTATTGGTCAAGTACGACTACTTCGATAAAGCTTATCTTCTCAATCGGTTTCTGGTTCATCTGATTTCCCACATTTTCAAGACATTAGAGGCGAAGAGTCAGTCGCATGATCGTGTCGCTCTGGATATCAAATGGAATGCGTCAGTTGAGGGTGTCCAGAATAGGCCTTCTGATCAGTACCGGGTGCACTACGAAATAAATGGCATTGGGATGGCAGTCGATGCGGCATATGTTGCTGTTCGTTTCGGGATCGACAGAAAAACTATTCCCGGCCTTCAGATGGTCCATTTAAGTGGTGATGACCAGAAGCAGCGCACAAGTCTGAGTAGAGTTCCACTCCCATACGCGGTGTGA
- a CDS encoding DUF885 domain-containing protein, with product MRPHLLALALVAALAGCQPADAPTPGSTAATGQQAADAAVDAAFADLSKRALDTWMQLSPVSATQIGDHRYDSEIDDLSAAGQQKTLAAYKALLGELDKIEVAKLGRENQVDAAILRNQLQSEIWNAEIMQSGKWDPQLYNGLAGSAIYGLMAREFAPLPERLKAATARMEKLPAIFAQARENLDPARVPKIHAETVAKQNKGILSIVDTFITPHIGELPQADQQRLQAAIDGLKKAVDEQQTWLDKTLVPNAKGDFRIGAEKYDQKLKFALNSSLSRQEIGERARAELKRVREDMYGIAQTVLKDKPGAPEMPAQPTDEQQQKAIEAALELAYADKPARDKVVDDAKAALEQSTAFVREHDLMTLPDAPVDIILMPEFQRGVAVAYCDSPGPLDKNLKTFYAVSPIPDDWNDKQVDSFLREYNSRMIHLLSIHEGTPGHYLEGWHSAKFPSTLRAVLRSGLFAEGWAVYTERMMQEQGYLNNDPLFHLVQLKFYLRTISNAILDQGVHVDNWTREQAMHLMTHDAFQQESEASGKWVRAQLTSAQLPTYFVGAQEHFDTRKAMQDKLGDKFNLKAYHDQMLSYGAPPVRFARQLMLDQPIE from the coding sequence ATGCGCCCGCATCTCCTCGCCCTCGCCCTGGTCGCCGCCCTCGCCGGCTGCCAGCCGGCCGACGCCCCGACCCCCGGCTCCACCGCCGCCACCGGCCAGCAGGCCGCCGACGCCGCGGTCGATGCCGCCTTCGCCGACCTGTCCAAGCGCGCACTGGACACCTGGATGCAGCTGTCCCCGGTCAGCGCCACCCAGATCGGCGACCACCGCTACGACAGCGAGATCGACGATCTGAGCGCCGCCGGCCAGCAGAAGACCCTGGCCGCCTACAAGGCGCTGCTGGGCGAGCTGGACAAGATCGAGGTGGCCAAGCTCGGCCGCGAGAACCAGGTGGACGCGGCGATCCTGCGCAACCAGCTGCAGTCGGAAATCTGGAATGCCGAGATCATGCAGTCTGGCAAGTGGGACCCGCAGCTGTACAACGGCCTGGCCGGCAGCGCGATCTACGGCCTGATGGCGCGTGAGTTCGCCCCGCTGCCCGAGCGCCTGAAGGCCGCGACCGCGCGCATGGAGAAGCTGCCGGCGATCTTCGCCCAGGCCCGCGAGAACCTGGACCCGGCCCGCGTGCCGAAGATCCACGCCGAGACGGTGGCCAAGCAGAACAAGGGCATCCTCAGCATCGTCGATACCTTCATCACCCCGCACATCGGCGAACTGCCGCAGGCCGACCAGCAGCGCCTGCAGGCGGCCATTGATGGCCTGAAGAAGGCCGTGGACGAGCAGCAGACCTGGCTGGACAAGACCCTGGTGCCGAATGCCAAGGGCGATTTCCGCATCGGTGCGGAAAAGTACGACCAGAAGCTGAAGTTCGCGCTGAACTCGTCGCTGTCGCGCCAGGAGATCGGCGAGCGTGCACGCGCCGAACTCAAGCGCGTGCGCGAAGACATGTATGGCATCGCGCAGACCGTGCTGAAGGACAAGCCGGGCGCACCGGAGATGCCGGCGCAGCCGACCGACGAGCAGCAGCAGAAGGCGATCGAGGCCGCGCTGGAACTGGCGTACGCCGACAAGCCGGCGCGTGACAAGGTGGTCGACGATGCCAAGGCGGCGCTGGAGCAGTCCACCGCGTTCGTGCGCGAGCACGATCTGATGACCCTGCCCGATGCACCGGTGGACATCATCCTGATGCCCGAATTCCAGCGCGGCGTGGCCGTGGCCTACTGCGATTCGCCGGGCCCGCTGGACAAGAACCTGAAGACCTTCTACGCCGTCTCGCCGATTCCGGACGACTGGAACGACAAGCAGGTCGACTCGTTCCTGCGTGAGTACAACTCGCGCATGATCCACCTGCTGAGCATCCACGAAGGCACCCCGGGCCACTACCTGGAAGGCTGGCACTCGGCCAAGTTCCCGTCGACCCTGCGTGCGGTGCTGCGTTCGGGCCTGTTCGCCGAAGGCTGGGCGGTCTACACCGAGCGCATGATGCAGGAGCAGGGGTACCTCAACAATGACCCGTTGTTCCACCTGGTGCAGCTGAAGTTCTACCTGCGCACGATCTCCAACGCGATCCTGGACCAGGGCGTGCACGTGGACAACTGGACCCGCGAACAGGCGATGCACCTGATGACCCACGACGCGTTCCAGCAGGAAAGCGAAGCCTCGGGCAAGTGGGTGCGCGCGCAGCTGACCTCGGCGCAGCTGCCGACCTACTTCGTCGGTGCGCAGGAACACTTCGACACCCGCAAGGCGATGCAGGACAAGCTGGGCGACAAGTTCAACCTGAAGGCCTACCACGACCAGATGCTGTCCTACGGCGCGCCGCCGGTGCGCTTCGCGCGCCAGCTGATGCTGGACCAGCCGATCGAGTGA
- a CDS encoding GFA family protein, whose product MQYQGSCHCGRIAFTVQAEAPISEVIDCNCSMCRRRGSLLWFAPREAFQLGTDPADVATYQFNTHHIDHHHCRECGTAPYSEAVDPRSGLPMVAINVRCLPQVDLGGLSVTAFDGASR is encoded by the coding sequence ATGCAATATCAAGGAAGCTGCCATTGCGGCAGGATCGCATTCACCGTACAGGCCGAGGCACCGATCAGCGAGGTCATCGACTGCAACTGCTCGATGTGCCGTCGCCGCGGCAGCCTGCTGTGGTTCGCTCCGCGCGAGGCGTTCCAGCTGGGCACCGACCCTGCCGACGTGGCGACCTATCAGTTCAATACCCACCACATCGATCACCATCATTGCCGCGAATGCGGCACAGCACCGTACAGCGAAGCGGTGGACCCGCGCAGCGGCCTGCCGATGGTGGCGATCAACGTGCGCTGCCTGCCGCAGGTGGATCTGGGTGGCCTGTCGGTCACCGCCTTCGATGGAGCCTCGCGATGA
- a CDS encoding DUF4349 domain-containing protein, which translates to MTSPRAWLRVVAAPALLLALAACAKHGEMSADGAAAAEAGVASPEGAFLAYEHDVQVQLEAAQIAARIQQVAQACQSAKFGDCAVLQVEQSSGEQPRGEVKVRMAPKGVEPLIAMAGEGGKLQSRNTRAEDLAQQVADTALTKARLEKEHARLLSYQDRKDLKIEDLMAITTRLSEIEAGVEQANKDSAQQRRRIDTQLVTLHFDTTSGQRSRSEIGEALSESGSILSTSVAFLIRAVAALLPVGVLALAVAWGVRAWLRRRRRKA; encoded by the coding sequence ATGACCTCGCCGCGCGCGTGGCTGCGCGTGGTCGCGGCACCGGCCCTGCTGCTGGCGCTGGCGGCCTGCGCCAAGCATGGCGAGATGTCAGCCGATGGCGCTGCGGCCGCCGAGGCGGGCGTGGCGTCTCCGGAAGGTGCATTCCTGGCCTACGAACACGACGTGCAGGTGCAGCTGGAAGCGGCGCAGATCGCAGCACGCATCCAGCAGGTGGCACAGGCCTGCCAGAGCGCGAAGTTCGGCGATTGCGCGGTGCTGCAGGTCGAGCAGAGCAGTGGCGAACAGCCTCGCGGCGAGGTGAAGGTGCGCATGGCGCCCAAGGGCGTGGAGCCGTTGATCGCGATGGCTGGCGAAGGCGGCAAGCTGCAGTCGCGCAACACGCGTGCCGAAGACCTTGCCCAGCAGGTGGCCGATACCGCGCTGACCAAGGCGCGCCTTGAAAAGGAGCATGCGCGCCTGCTGTCCTACCAGGATCGCAAGGACCTGAAGATCGAGGACCTGATGGCAATCACTACGCGGCTTTCGGAAATCGAAGCCGGGGTCGAACAGGCCAACAAGGATTCGGCGCAGCAACGCCGCCGTATCGATACCCAGCTGGTCACGCTGCACTTCGATACCACCTCGGGCCAGCGCAGCCGCAGCGAGATCGGGGAGGCATTGAGCGAATCGGGCAGCATCCTCAGCACCAGCGTGGCGTTCCTGATCCGTGCTGTTGCAGCGTTGCTGCCGGTCGGCGTGCTGGCACTGGCCGTGGCCTGGGGCGTCCGGGCGTGGTTGCGTCGCCGCCGTCGCAAGGCCTGA
- a CDS encoding LysR substrate-binding domain-containing protein: MLLRPSLLPALAVFAVAARHQNFAQAAQELHLTASAVSHHVRRLEEVLATRLFLRHARGVRLTAEGRQLADAASAAFTDVAAVAHHLQPDADSVPLRITTLRSLSYCWLLPRLPRFTQAHPHIRVELHTGSGLDRYDDNGPEVGIRYGLGQWPGLHAQHLMDDNLFPVASPALPGVEALQDPARIADLPLLTDLSPQGWRDWFRHAGVRPPSPLPPMHTFADSTDAMRAAVYGMGAVLARTHIAQPYLQRYEVVRLPGPALKARYAYYVVHAEGQPPSPAARLFIDWLLGQAQDERTPVPALPASLLGRPATHG, from the coding sequence ATGCTGCTACGCCCTTCACTGCTCCCCGCACTGGCCGTGTTCGCGGTCGCCGCGCGCCACCAGAATTTCGCCCAGGCCGCGCAGGAACTGCACCTGACCGCCAGCGCGGTCAGCCACCACGTCCGTCGCCTCGAGGAGGTCCTGGCCACGCGCCTGTTCCTGCGCCACGCGCGCGGGGTGCGCCTGACCGCCGAAGGTCGCCAGCTGGCCGACGCTGCCAGCGCGGCGTTCACCGATGTCGCTGCGGTGGCCCATCACCTGCAGCCGGACGCGGACAGCGTGCCGCTGCGGATCACCACGCTGCGCTCGCTGTCCTACTGCTGGCTGCTGCCCCGGCTGCCGCGCTTCACCCAGGCGCATCCGCACATCCGCGTGGAACTGCATACCGGCAGTGGCCTGGACCGCTACGACGACAACGGGCCCGAAGTCGGCATCCGCTACGGGCTGGGCCAGTGGCCCGGACTGCATGCGCAGCACCTGATGGACGACAACCTGTTCCCGGTGGCCTCGCCTGCCCTGCCCGGGGTGGAAGCCCTGCAGGATCCGGCCCGCATCGCCGACCTGCCGCTGCTGACCGACCTGTCCCCGCAGGGCTGGCGCGACTGGTTCCGGCATGCCGGCGTGCGCCCGCCGTCCCCGTTGCCGCCCATGCACACCTTCGCCGACAGCACCGATGCGATGCGCGCGGCGGTATACGGCATGGGCGCGGTACTGGCGCGCACCCACATCGCGCAGCCGTACCTGCAGCGCTACGAAGTGGTGCGCCTGCCCGGGCCGGCGTTGAAGGCACGTTATGCGTATTACGTGGTGCATGCCGAAGGGCAGCCGCCCAGCCCCGCCGCGCGCCTGTTCATCGACTGGCTGCTGGGCCAGGCGCAGGACGAGCGCACGCCCGTGCCGGCACTGCCCGCCAGCCTGCTGGGACGCCCCGCTACGCACGGCTGA
- a CDS encoding DMT family transporter, translated as MNAVPQAAERDWRTPLELTLLGAIWGCSFLFMRVAVPSFGPFALVEVRLVLGALVLLPFLWHARAQFPPRRWLWLAPIGLINSALPFVLFAYAAERAPAAIGAICNAMTVLFAALIAFLFFGEKIGVRRAGALLVGFAGVVVLATAKVSGLSIGTAVLAGAAASLLYGLGVNLVKRHMTGLPSAAAAAATLSCASLWMLPMAVSHWPQAAIPFKAWGAAIALGVLCTGLAFLMFYRLIGRIGPSRASTVTYLIPLFGAAFAWLFLGEPVTLQMLIAGALILGSVAVSQKG; from the coding sequence ATGAATGCGGTCCCACAGGCGGCCGAGCGCGACTGGCGCACACCGCTGGAACTGACGCTGCTGGGCGCCATCTGGGGCTGCTCGTTCCTGTTCATGCGGGTGGCAGTGCCTTCGTTCGGTCCGTTCGCGCTGGTCGAGGTGCGGCTGGTGCTGGGCGCGCTGGTGCTGCTGCCGTTCCTGTGGCACGCGCGGGCACAGTTCCCGCCGCGGCGCTGGCTGTGGCTGGCACCGATCGGCCTGATCAACTCGGCGCTGCCGTTCGTGCTGTTCGCCTATGCCGCCGAACGGGCGCCGGCCGCGATCGGCGCGATCTGCAATGCGATGACCGTGCTGTTCGCCGCGCTGATCGCGTTCCTGTTCTTCGGCGAGAAGATCGGCGTGCGCCGCGCCGGGGCGCTGCTGGTCGGCTTCGCCGGCGTGGTGGTGCTGGCCACGGCCAAGGTCTCGGGCCTGAGCATCGGCACCGCGGTGCTGGCCGGTGCGGCGGCTTCGCTGCTGTACGGGCTGGGCGTGAACCTGGTGAAGCGGCACATGACCGGCCTGCCCTCGGCCGCCGCGGCGGCGGCCACGCTGTCGTGCGCCTCGTTGTGGATGCTGCCGATGGCGGTCAGCCACTGGCCGCAGGCGGCGATTCCGTTCAAGGCCTGGGGCGCGGCGATCGCGCTGGGTGTGCTGTGCACCGGTCTGGCATTCCTGATGTTCTACCGCCTGATCGGACGCATCGGGCCGTCACGCGCCTCGACGGTCACCTACCTGATTCCGCTGTTCGGTGCCGCGTTTGCGTGGCTGTTCCTGGGCGAGCCGGTGACGCTGCAGATGTTGATTGCGGGCGCGTTGATTCTGGGCAGCGTGGCGGTGAGTCAGAAGGGCTGA
- a CDS encoding peptidylprolyl isomerase, producing the protein MPHRRRLALTALALSCLLPAVAGAATAYRSPQQILEASTASDWRTPDPANLLYMDLPAGRVIIELAPQFAPRHVANIRTFAHEHFWDGTSIYRSQDNFVVQFGDADADDAAKAKPFGSAARKLPAEFERASAGLKVSVLPDRDGWAAQTGFVDGFPVGQDPQAGKAWLAHCYGMLGAGRSNEEDSSIGAELYVVTGQSPRQLDRNITLVGRVLKGMELLSAIPRGPAPMGFYADPTLRTPIVSIRRASDVPAAERTPIQVLRTDSKTFADTVEARRNRVDDFYKRPAGHIDLCNIPVPVR; encoded by the coding sequence ATGCCGCACCGTCGTCGCCTTGCCCTGACCGCCCTCGCCCTGTCCTGCCTGCTGCCCGCCGTGGCCGGCGCGGCCACCGCGTACCGCAGCCCGCAGCAGATTCTTGAGGCGTCGACGGCCAGCGACTGGCGCACCCCGGACCCGGCCAACCTGCTGTACATGGATCTGCCGGCCGGGCGGGTGATCATCGAGCTGGCGCCGCAGTTCGCCCCGCGCCATGTCGCCAACATCCGGACCTTCGCCCACGAGCACTTCTGGGACGGCACCAGCATCTACCGTTCGCAGGACAACTTCGTGGTGCAGTTCGGTGATGCCGACGCTGATGACGCGGCCAAGGCCAAGCCGTTCGGCAGTGCCGCGCGCAAGCTGCCGGCCGAATTCGAACGCGCCAGCGCCGGCCTGAAGGTCAGCGTGCTGCCGGATCGCGATGGCTGGGCGGCACAGACCGGTTTCGTCGATGGCTTCCCGGTCGGCCAGGACCCGCAGGCCGGCAAGGCCTGGCTGGCGCACTGCTACGGCATGCTCGGCGCCGGCCGCAGCAACGAGGAAGACAGCAGCATCGGCGCCGAACTCTATGTGGTGACCGGCCAGTCGCCGCGCCAGCTGGACCGCAACATCACCTTGGTCGGCCGCGTGCTGAAGGGCATGGAGCTGCTCAGCGCGATCCCGCGCGGACCCGCGCCGATGGGCTTCTATGCAGACCCGACGCTGCGCACGCCGATCGTGTCGATCCGCCGCGCCAGCGACGTGCCGGCGGCCGAACGCACACCGATCCAGGTGCTGCGCACCGATTCGAAGACCTTTGCCGATACGGTGGAAGCGCGGCGCAACCGCGTGGATGATTTCTACAAGCGCCCGGCCGGGCATATCGACCTGTGCAATATTCCGGTGCCGGTGCGGTAG